Within Eremothecium cymbalariae DBVPG#7215 chromosome 3, complete sequence, the genomic segment AAGCAACCAGTTTCTCAATAACAATTCAGGATCTCGAATCGATGCGTATTGGCGACATTGAAacaaagaatgaaaaaCAACGTGAACTActacaaaattttcatttagGGATTGACCAGAGACAGGCAGAAATCATCACTGCACTAAATAAACTCTCCTGGAAAAAGTTTCCGATCTATATCCGTGCCACACCTAACACACATGCTTGTGCAATTGCTCGTTATAAGGATCCCAAGTTCAAGGAGGGCGAAGTGGTAATCAATCACTGGTGCGACGAAGTTTTTCAATTCGATTGATGCATATACTTATCGAAAGGTACTCACTTCATTATCTATCGCCTTATgtaaattgttttttaaattccTGCTCTATTTGGCTCACCAGTTGATCTTGATCACTGACAAACGGGTTGCATTTACACGTTACCACTATTTCCCTAACTTTATTAAAGCAATCTGCCACGTCGACTTCTCTAGCATCATTAACAAAACCAAGTACATATCTCCATCCTGTTTGTTGAACAAGTTGGCCATACACTTTGAACCCTTCTAATTCAAATAAGCTTTTAATACCACTTAATTCAAATTTCCCCATGGTCATACAGTCATAAAGCTCATTTTCAAACCAATCCAATGAGATATTTGAGAGTACGTTAAACTTCAATTCGTTCTCGAATCCCATCGACACCGGGTAA encodes:
- the TCA17 gene encoding Tca17p (similar to Ashbya gossypii AFR385W); its protein translation is MDAESPNISKPCFITVINAKGMPIIVYPVSMGFENELKFNVLSNISLDWFENELYDCMTMGKFELSGIKSLFELEGFKVYGQLVQQTGWRYVLGFVNDAREVDVADCFNKVREIVVTCKCNPFVSDQDQLVSQIEQEFKKQFT